The genomic DNA TAATTTGAGATTAATTCATTCTATGGACTCTGTCTGAATTCATCAATCAAAACCGTTAATAATCAGAATGATTGCTGATGTTGTGCCCAACATCAGCGGCGCAGAAGTCGCAGCCGTAATCGACGGTATAACTGCTTAAATTGTTGCTGCCGTTGCTGTGCTTGTTGCACCGTGAGCGGTTGGTATTTAAGTGCCACAAAGGCATTGCTCAAGGCAGTAAAGTCAGAGGCTATCTGAGGTGATAGGGCGCTTAAATGTGCGTTAACCGCTGCGGCGTAATCAGACGAGGCTTGGCCTTGTTGGCGGGCGATGCCTTTTTGAGCTAAGCGCTGACAAATGATCTGATAACGTTTATTAAGCGGGTCTTGTTGGCGGTCAACATTGAATAACCCCGCGTAGTAAGCAATCATCAGCGCGATGATCATAAAGCTGAAAATCATCAATAAAGCGATTTTACTGCTACTCACATCACCCAATAATCTTGCTAACACTTGCTGTTTTCGTTGTTCGTCAAAGCCTAGCACCCACACGCTCCAATAATAATCGACACTGGCAAGCTGTTGACGCAACTCGTTTAACCATGGGTATTGCTTCATGTGCAGAGAACTAAAAGGACTGTCTTGTAAGTAGCTGCTTTGGCTGTCAAAAGTGGCATCAAAACCATCGAGTATCCGTTGCGGTGCGATCATCGCGGTAGGATCAAAGCGTTGCCAACCTAGGCCTTCAAACCAGACTTCGGTCCAAGCATGGGCCATGTATTGATAAACGCTATAGTAACCCGCTTTAGCATTGTACTCGCCGCCTTGATAACCCGTTACCATCCTGGTTGGAATACCACTGGCACGCGCCATAAATACCATTGCAGAGGCGTAATGGGCACAAAATCCGGCCCGGTTTTCAAACATAAAATCATCTATTTGCTGCCCACCGACACTGGGTGGACTTAACGTGTAGTAATAGGCTTGCACGGAAAAGTAATTCATCATGGCATTGATGCGCGCCTGTGGGTCGGGATAATCTTTGGCAAATTGTAAGCCGAGTTTGCGCGTTTTCGGGTTGCTATTGGACGGCAACGTGAGGTTTATCAGTTTGGTATTGCGGTCGAGTTTGGGGTCCATAATGAGATCTGGATATGACGTCACCCGATAGCTCATACGTTGATCGACAGGTCTTAATGAAAACAAACGATAATCCGCTAATTCAACCACGAGATCATTTTGGCTAAACGCTTCATCTAAACCATACAACCATTTTTGATGACTGGGTTCGCTAATGACCACGTAGTTAATTTTCCTACTCATATCATTAGCGCTAGGTGCTTGACGTTCGGGCTGTTGAAAATAGGCCTGATGCTGTACCTGCTGAATACTGGGGTCTTGGCGCCAGGTTTTGCCATCATAATTTTCCATCACCAAGGTGCGCCAGTAGAGATCTTTATTGGCCGGACCTAAGGTACTGCCGTCTGGGTTTTCAAAACCGGCTCGAAAAGCTAATTCAGCAGAGCGGGTTAACTTGCTAATGTCACCAAAGGATACTTCATCGGATAAACCCGTTGTGGCGGCTTTCATGTTCGGTACTAACCACAGTGGGCTTAATCGTGGAAATACCACAAATAGTAAGATGGCTAATGGCAAACTCTGCAGCACCAATTTAAGGCTAAAACTGAGGTTGGCGGCTTTATTCGACTTATCTTGGTAAACACTGATTAACACCCCGGTATTGAGTACTGTTACCGCCAACAAGTGCAAGGTATTAAGCATGCTTTGCTGATCAAGCAAGGTCAGCGCGATTAGAAAATAGCCCACTAAGACAATGGCTTTAACGTCTCGGAGTTCCCGCATTTCAATGTATTTTAACGCATAACCTAGGATTAATAAGTTAACCAGCGCATTGAGTAACCCTATTTCACTGGACACCAATGCGAGGGTAATGGCGGCGCCAATAGCTAAGGAGGTCACCAGTATTTTGGGTGGTGCGGCCACTTTACCGAGAAAAATCCCGACTCGCCAAATAAAACAAATGGCACAAATGCCAAGACTCCATAACGTAGCTTGTTCATGCAAGGGACTGAGGATGGCGACATTGGTGATTAATAACCAAAATAAGGTATTACGACTAATAATAGTATCAAAGTTATCGGTCATAATGGCTCACCTACTGACGAGTTTGTCACATGACTTGGACTAAAATCTGGATTCATATTCGCGGGTAAATGATAAGTCCCAATGGCTGTTTGGCAGGCCACTCGGTGTGCTTCGCCTGTTTGCTGGTTGATGATATGTTCATCCAGTATTAAGCCAAATATTTGTTGGGATTGGCTTAGCTTATCGACTTGCCATGCTAATTTACTGAGCTTGTGTTCAATGTTATTCCCCGACGTATTGGCTAATGTTAACCACACAGGTAGCCCTTCAGGTTCAGCAAATTCTTTGGTTAACATCCCTTTGTCTTGAGCCCATTGTTTCCACGCGACTTGTTTGAGTGATTCGCCTGGAATATAGCTGCGTAAGCCTTTGTAGTCGTCAACGCCTGGATGCAATTTGCCGTGTTCATATTGTGTGTCATTGTCGCTGATGTGGCTTGCCAGTTTGATATCACACACTTCTGGTTTGGCGAAAATAACATGATGAATGTCTAAGTCGACATAGGACCAGGCGCGGCATAATCCTAACGGGAAGTACGATGAGACTTTGATCCGTCCCGGATTTAATCGACCGCGTTTGGTGTGTTCAAACACTACGGTTGCAATGGTTTGTTCTTGCATTCTCTTCACGCGAGCATGGCGCTGATGGCTAAATTGCAAGCAAATCTGCTGGTGGGTGGTATCGGGATTATCTTGTCGAGTATGGCCGGTTAACATGATCGGGAATGGCATACTGTCATCAGCGTAGGCATGTGGCGGCGTGACGGCCTTGAAGGTTAATCCTGCTAAATTTTTGTAACTGTAAATAATGCAGGTATGGAACACACTGGCGAGTAATAAGCTTAAGCCAATCACTAAGTTGTTTTGATAATTGGTGCCAAATAAATACAGTAAGACGATCAATCCAAGCCAAAACAGACCAAAACCACTGGGTAAGATAAAAATGCCTTTATGGCTGAGGGTAACTTGTTTTTGCGGTGGCAGACGTTTACTTATCCATCTTGACCAGCGTTGTGTCAACCATGAGGGTGTTAGGCGACTTAATCGAGATGGCTTGAACGCGCCACTAGCATCATGTGGTGAAGCATGCTTTTTTGCTGTTGTCGATTTAGCCATGAGAGCCAGTACCGTTAACGTATGGGGTTGACGCTGGCGAGTATGGTGTCAGACAAAGCTTGGCCTTGAAATTGACTACTGCTGCGAATGCGATGTTCGGCAACCGAGGCAAATACCGCCTGAATATCTTCGGGTACCACGTACTGGCGCTGATGAATAAAGGCCCATGCTTTGGCTGCTTGTAATAGGGCAATACTGGCTCGTGGCGATAAACCGTTGGCGGTATTGTGTTGACGAGAAAAATCCACCAAGGCAATTAAATAATTAAGTACCGCATCAGAAGCTGACACTTGGGCCACTTGTTGTTG from Shewanella psychromarinicola includes the following:
- a CDS encoding transglutaminase TgpA family protein, whose translation is MTDNFDTIISRNTLFWLLITNVAILSPLHEQATLWSLGICAICFIWRVGIFLGKVAAPPKILVTSLAIGAAITLALVSSEIGLLNALVNLLILGYALKYIEMRELRDVKAIVLVGYFLIALTLLDQQSMLNTLHLLAVTVLNTGVLISVYQDKSNKAANLSFSLKLVLQSLPLAILLFVVFPRLSPLWLVPNMKAATTGLSDEVSFGDISKLTRSAELAFRAGFENPDGSTLGPANKDLYWRTLVMENYDGKTWRQDPSIQQVQHQAYFQQPERQAPSANDMSRKINYVVISEPSHQKWLYGLDEAFSQNDLVVELADYRLFSLRPVDQRMSYRVTSYPDLIMDPKLDRNTKLINLTLPSNSNPKTRKLGLQFAKDYPDPQARINAMMNYFSVQAYYYTLSPPSVGGQQIDDFMFENRAGFCAHYASAMVFMARASGIPTRMVTGYQGGEYNAKAGYYSVYQYMAHAWTEVWFEGLGWQRFDPTAMIAPQRILDGFDATFDSQSSYLQDSPFSSLHMKQYPWLNELRQQLASVDYYWSVWVLGFDEQRKQQVLARLLGDVSSSKIALLMIFSFMIIALMIAYYAGLFNVDRQQDPLNKRYQIICQRLAQKGIARQQGQASSDYAAAVNAHLSALSPQIASDFTALSNAFVALKYQPLTVQQAQQRQQQFKQLYRRLRLRLLRR
- a CDS encoding DUF58 domain-containing protein, whose product is MAKSTTAKKHASPHDASGAFKPSRLSRLTPSWLTQRWSRWISKRLPPQKQVTLSHKGIFILPSGFGLFWLGLIVLLYLFGTNYQNNLVIGLSLLLASVFHTCIIYSYKNLAGLTFKAVTPPHAYADDSMPFPIMLTGHTRQDNPDTTHQQICLQFSHQRHARVKRMQEQTIATVVFEHTKRGRLNPGRIKVSSYFPLGLCRAWSYVDLDIHHVIFAKPEVCDIKLASHISDNDTQYEHGKLHPGVDDYKGLRSYIPGESLKQVAWKQWAQDKGMLTKEFAEPEGLPVWLTLANTSGNNIEHKLSKLAWQVDKLSQSQQIFGLILDEHIINQQTGEAHRVACQTAIGTYHLPANMNPDFSPSHVTNSSVGEPL